Genomic window (Nitrospirales bacterium LBB_01):
GAGGAGGATTTCAGAACAGGTTGGGGTAGGGGGATTGAATTATCCAAATCACTGTCTCTTTACAGACAAAAATACTGCGGATGTATATTTTCAGAGATGGAACGTTACGCTAAAAAAATAAAAATAGAAAAGGATGCATAAATGGACACAGACACTAAAGAGCCAATAGATGACCTTGACGACTTATTTGTTGATGAAACAGAGGGTGAGTTAAAGACAGCAAAAGATAAGTGGAAAGTGATTATAGTTGACGATGAGCCGGGCGTGCATGACGCAACTATTCTTAGCTTAATGGATGTCGTGTTTGATGACAAGGAAATCATTTTTTTGCAGGCCTACTCTGGAACTGAAGCAAAAACCCTTATTGAAAACAATCCCGACAGTGCTGTTATGCTCCTTGATGTTGTCATGGAAACTGATGACGCCGGTCTTCAGGTAGTAAAACATATTCGTAATGAACTGAATAATAATCTTGTCCGTATAATTCTAAGAACCGGTCAACCGGGACAGGCGCCCGAGGACAAGGTCATCATGCAGTATGAAATCAACGACTATAAGTCAAAAAATGAACTTACCAAGCAGAAACTATTTACCACAATGGTCTCAGCCCTGCGTGACTATAGAAATCTGGTCACCATTGACGGCACAAAAAGAGGACTTGAACAGATTATAAACGCATTTCCCACTCTTTTTGAACTTCAGTCAATGGATGATATTATCTCAGGTATTTTGACTCAGCTGTCCTCGCTGTTGAGGCTTGACGAGGGTTCGGTGTATCATCTGGACTCATCCTTTGTTGCAAACAAGAGCTCAAAGACTATAACTATAGTCAAAGGTACCGGAGCTTATGGGCAGCTTATTGGCAAACCAGCAAAAGATGTGTTAGAGCCTGCTAAGTATGAACTTCTTCTTTGTGCCGAAACAGAGCAAAGGAACATTTTTACCGGTAACTCTTGTGTGGTTTATTTTAGAAATAAAACAAACCTCTATAACATGGTCTATATACGCAGTCACAGGCAGCTTAATGAGATAGACAAAAACATGGTAGAAATATTCTGTAACAACATCTCTATGGCTTTTGAAAACATAGAAAAACACAAAATCCAGGAATCCATGAAACTGGCAAAAGATATTCAGATGGGTATGCTGCCTGTAAATTTCCCAGACATCATGGAGCATGGAATTGACCTGTATGCTTTCATGCAGCCTGCACGGGAGGTTGGAGGAGACCTGTATGATTTCTTTTTTATCAACGACGCCCTCATGTGCTTTGTAATTGGGGATGTGACCGACAAGGGAGTTCCAGCAGCGTTCTTTATGGCTGTCACAAAGACGCTAATTCGTGCTGTTGCCAAAAGTTACACCGATACCGGTGAGATTCTCCGGTTAGTCAACAACGATTTGTGCAGAGATAACGAAAAGTCCATGTTCGTAACGCTTTTTATTGGAATTATAGACACAAAAACCGGCGTGTGCTCCTACAGTAACGGCGGACATAACCCTCCCTTCATAGTCAGGCACTCTGGAGAAATTAAACCGCTTGAGCTTAGCGAGGGAATTCCCGCAGGCATTATGGAGGACTCCGAGTACAAATCCGATGAGTTAACTTTTGCCGCAGGAGACGCCATTTTCCTATACACAGACGGCGTCACTGAGGCTATGGACACAGAGAACAGGATTTTTGACGATGACAGGCTTATCGCAGTGCTTAGTAAAAATAGGGGGAAATCGTCAAAAACTATCGTAGAAGAAGTTGTCAGCGCACTTTCAGAGTTTACAACCGGTGCGGAGCAATCCGATGACATCACTATGTTGTGTTTTAATTATAAGCCTGACCCCAAATCCAACTTATAAAAGAAGTCAAGACCGCAGTAAGTTTGAAAAATTACTTGACTTATTCGTGTTAGTTTGGCTAAATTGTTACCGATACTGTGCGTTGTATTGTATAAAAATAATGGGTTTTGACGAGCTCATAATTTATTGGGGGAGGTAACTATGCAAAAGGATATGCACTTTTACGGAGTTTACGCCTTAGCGCGTGCTGCAGGTTTAGGTTTGGGGGAGGCTTTTACAGTCGCCCATTCCTCGCAATTTGTCGATGATGCTGTTGACAGAGATATGCTTAACAACGACTTGGGGAAAGCAGTTATTTCTTTAATGACAAGCCATAGGGCGATTGATTCCGAAAATTCTAACGATTATGATCAATGGCATGTTTGGGTGCCGTTTCATTTTTTACCTGGTAATGTCGGTAACTCTTTTAATGAAAAAGTTATTTGCAGAAAAAACAGTATCCCTGCACATAAGATACTACAAAACGCTCTTTCTAAGCACGACTCACCATTTTGGCCTCACTTGATAGGGGTCACGGCACACGTATATGCCGATACATTTTCCCACTTCGGCTTTCTTGGAATAAGCTCCGATTGGAACAAAGCTGATGAGGCAACAATCAACATAAATGTGCAGTCACCCAATATTTTGCAGTATATTAATGAGAAATTTGAAACATTCAAAGCTAAATTCGCCGGAGTATTTGCTTCATTAGTTCCGGTTGGGCATGGTTCCGTTGAAACATTACCCGACAGGCCGTATTTAAAGTGGAGTTTTAAATACTTAACCGGTAAACACATGAGCGAGGATGAAAACAGAAATAATCAGGATAGTTTTTTAGAAGGCTGTAAGTGTTTATATGAGTTTTTTTGTGACTACGTTAATATCAGCGGCAGAGGCGACAGAAATAAGAGAAAACCATGGGGTGATATAAAAAGTGATATTAAAACAATAATAGACACTGAGGGAATGTTGTCTGAAAGAATCGATTTATGGAAAGACAAAATAAGAGCTAATGTTTTTTGTGCTTCTGAACCAGCAGATCTATCTTTAAATTACGATGAGAATATATGGAAAATCGGTAATCTTTCTCCTACCTATCAATATAAAGATGACATATTGCATTTTATAAATGCGGCCAGAACTCACAAAAACTATGTTCTTTATGAGCTGTTACCTCAATTGGATTTAGTTATTACATGAGATGCGGTTAACCGTATATTAAACTAAATAAGCAGTGCTTAGTAAAAACCACGGCAAGCCTTCAAAAACCATCGTAGAAGATGTTGTAAGCTCGCTTTCTGAG
Coding sequences:
- a CDS encoding SpoIIE family protein phosphatase, coding for MDTDTKEPIDDLDDLFVDETEGELKTAKDKWKVIIVDDEPGVHDATILSLMDVVFDDKEIIFLQAYSGTEAKTLIENNPDSAVMLLDVVMETDDAGLQVVKHIRNELNNNLVRIILRTGQPGQAPEDKVIMQYEINDYKSKNELTKQKLFTTMVSALRDYRNLVTIDGTKRGLEQIINAFPTLFELQSMDDIISGILTQLSSLLRLDEGSVYHLDSSFVANKSSKTITIVKGTGAYGQLIGKPAKDVLEPAKYELLLCAETEQRNIFTGNSCVVYFRNKTNLYNMVYIRSHRQLNEIDKNMVEIFCNNISMAFENIEKHKIQESMKLAKDIQMGMLPVNFPDIMEHGIDLYAFMQPAREVGGDLYDFFFINDALMCFVIGDVTDKGVPAAFFMAVTKTLIRAVAKSYTDTGEILRLVNNDLCRDNEKSMFVTLFIGIIDTKTGVCSYSNGGHNPPFIVRHSGEIKPLELSEGIPAGIMEDSEYKSDELTFAAGDAIFLYTDGVTEAMDTENRIFDDDRLIAVLSKNRGKSSKTIVEEVVSALSEFTTGAEQSDDITMLCFNYKPDPKSNL